Proteins encoded by one window of Mesorhizobium sp. INR15:
- a CDS encoding proline iminopeptidase-family hydrolase: MSSEIMTREGRATFGDYETWYRITGELDADKAPVVILHGGPGVAHNYVDAYKLLARRDRAVIHYDQLGCGNSTLLPGKGADFWTPRLFIDELENLVDHLGIRAGFHVLGQSWGGMLGAEYAVTQPKGLKSLTIANSPASMKLWVEEANRLRADLPKEVQETLTRHEQAGTTDHADYQQATMLFYERHVCRVVPFPPEVTESFAQVVRNPTVYNLMNGPNEFHVIGTLKNWSIINRLPVIDVPTLIISGRYDEATPATVQPYKDGIKGSRWEIFERSSHMPHVEEQDACMRVVGDFLDHNDS; encoded by the coding sequence ATGTCGTCTGAGATCATGACCAGGGAAGGGCGGGCCACCTTCGGCGATTACGAAACCTGGTATCGAATCACGGGCGAGCTTGATGCCGACAAGGCCCCGGTGGTGATCCTGCATGGCGGCCCTGGCGTTGCGCATAACTATGTCGATGCCTACAAGCTTCTTGCCCGCCGGGACCGAGCCGTCATCCACTATGACCAGCTGGGTTGCGGCAATTCCACATTGTTGCCAGGCAAGGGCGCCGACTTCTGGACGCCCCGGCTTTTCATCGACGAGCTTGAAAACCTGGTCGACCATCTCGGCATCCGTGCCGGCTTCCATGTCCTCGGCCAAAGCTGGGGCGGCATGCTGGGCGCCGAATACGCTGTCACGCAGCCGAAGGGGCTGAAGTCGCTGACCATCGCCAACTCGCCGGCTTCCATGAAATTGTGGGTCGAAGAGGCCAACCGGCTGCGGGCGGACCTGCCCAAGGAAGTCCAGGAGACGCTGACCCGGCATGAACAGGCCGGCACGACGGACCATGCGGATTATCAGCAGGCGACGATGCTGTTTTACGAGCGGCACGTCTGCAGGGTCGTGCCGTTCCCGCCCGAAGTGACGGAAAGTTTCGCCCAGGTTGTGCGCAACCCGACCGTTTACAATCTGATGAATGGACCAAACGAGTTCCATGTCATCGGAACGCTGAAGAACTGGAGCATCATCAACCGCTTGCCGGTCATCGATGTTCCCACGCTGATCATCTCCGGACGCTATGACGAAGCAACCCCCGCGACCGTGCAGCCCTACAAGGACGGCATCAAGGGATCGCGCTGGGAGATATTCGAACGTTCCAGCCATATGCCGCATGTCGAAGAGCAGGACGCGTGCATGCGGGTAGTGGGCGACTTCCTGGACCACAACGACAGCTAA
- a CDS encoding leucyl aminopeptidase: MPQSPVPVFETSDEISAESSVVVVLQTAQQGFGPRGAALDADMGGILSRACSDVAALAESGACIDLIAPQAVAARRVIILALGEAETVTTLSLARAGGALAAHLESKGECAATVVLDPIGGVALPGAEILARVALGMRLRRYRFDMRNQRPGAGADRTLRVQLVGAGGADLASALTRINAIADGVEYARTLVNLPPNHLHPDNFHDHLEPLREAGIDIEMLDAVQLKELGMNALLAVGAGSVRPPRVAVLRYRGKGSPAQPMAFVGKGVCFDSGGLCIKGGAQMFDMKADMGGAAAVVGLLIALARQGSPVHAVGVLGIAENMPSGTALKPRDIITTASGQTVEVFDTDAEGRLLLADCLHYAATRFNPSVIVDLATLTYSVTRGLGSIFAGLFSTDDAIASRMIAAGETVGERFWRLPLDRAYDEGLQSPFADLRHHAKDMEDGDAPYAAAFLRHFTEDRPWVHLDIASKELTDTDRPLGRQGATAFGVQMLEEWVQASLGGN; the protein is encoded by the coding sequence ATGCCTCAATCGCCAGTGCCGGTTTTCGAAACGTCAGACGAGATTTCCGCGGAAAGCTCTGTCGTCGTGGTCTTGCAAACCGCCCAGCAGGGCTTTGGCCCTCGGGGAGCGGCACTGGACGCTGACATGGGCGGCATTCTGTCGCGAGCGTGCTCGGATGTGGCAGCCTTGGCGGAATCCGGCGCCTGTATTGATCTCATCGCGCCGCAGGCGGTGGCGGCCAGACGCGTCATCATCCTGGCTCTGGGCGAGGCCGAGACTGTGACGACCTTGTCCCTGGCACGCGCCGGCGGTGCCCTTGCCGCGCATCTGGAAAGCAAGGGCGAATGCGCGGCCACTGTTGTCCTTGATCCGATCGGCGGCGTTGCCTTGCCCGGTGCGGAAATCCTGGCCCGCGTTGCGCTCGGCATGCGGCTGCGGCGCTATCGTTTCGATATGCGCAACCAGCGGCCGGGAGCAGGAGCGGACCGGACCTTGCGGGTGCAACTGGTCGGAGCCGGCGGCGCTGATCTGGCCTCGGCACTGACGCGGATCAACGCCATCGCGGATGGCGTTGAATATGCTCGAACCCTGGTCAACTTGCCGCCGAACCATCTCCATCCCGACAATTTCCACGATCATCTGGAGCCGCTGCGCGAAGCTGGCATCGACATTGAAATGCTCGACGCCGTGCAGTTGAAAGAGCTTGGCATGAACGCGCTGCTGGCTGTCGGGGCAGGCTCGGTGCGCCCGCCACGCGTCGCTGTCCTGCGCTATCGCGGCAAGGGTTCCCCCGCGCAACCGATGGCTTTCGTCGGCAAGGGCGTCTGCTTTGATTCCGGCGGCCTCTGCATCAAGGGCGGGGCGCAGATGTTCGACATGAAGGCCGACATGGGCGGCGCCGCCGCGGTGGTCGGTTTGCTGATAGCGCTGGCCCGCCAAGGCAGCCCCGTACACGCTGTCGGTGTGCTCGGCATCGCCGAGAACATGCCGTCCGGCACCGCGCTCAAACCGCGCGACATCATCACCACGGCTTCAGGACAGACCGTGGAAGTGTTCGACACCGACGCCGAAGGGCGTCTGCTTCTGGCCGATTGCCTCCACTATGCCGCGACGCGCTTCAACCCGTCTGTCATCGTCGATCTGGCGACACTGACCTATTCGGTCACGCGGGGTCTGGGATCGATATTCGCCGGCCTGTTCAGCACCGACGATGCCATCGCCTCACGGATGATCGCCGCCGGTGAAACGGTCGGCGAGCGGTTCTGGCGGCTGCCGCTCGACCGGGCCTACGATGAGGGGCTGCAATCACCATTCGCCGATCTGCGGCACCACGCCAAGGATATGGAAGACGGCGACGCGCCCTATGCAGCGGCATTCCTGCGCCATTTCACGGAAGACCGACCCTGGGTGCATCTCGACATCGCCAGCAAGGAACTGACGGACACCGATCGGCCGCTAGGCAGGCAAGGCGCCACGGCATTCGGCGTGCAAATGCTGGAAGAGTGGGTGCAAGCCAGCCTCGGCGGAAACTAG
- a CDS encoding LysR substrate-binding domain-containing protein, whose amino-acid sequence MALPSLNGMRAFEAAARLGSVKDAAEELHLTPSAVSRHIRALELNLGQELFERGFRQITPTTRGSYYARSLSEAFEAIWRATDDVSLGNGPRHSKAQRVRILCVPAVLNLWLADRLPNFRRLHPSVDMEISTSGKRANFDLAIVDEFVYKAGPALTLMIPLVLTPVCAPSLLNGPVPLRSPADLVNHHLIHECETMRWKRWLEQEGVLDTTPKSSTTFDDCTLIMREAINGGGIALADTMMAQDLLQQGKLVAPFPARHTYPAGIYLQQRRSVGNKPGTGLFQDWLLAEVAEHKRAMGIA is encoded by the coding sequence ATGGCCTTACCTTCACTCAATGGCATGCGCGCTTTCGAGGCCGCTGCACGTCTCGGCAGTGTCAAGGATGCAGCGGAAGAGCTGCACCTGACGCCTTCGGCCGTCAGCCGTCACATCCGTGCGCTTGAATTGAATCTCGGGCAGGAACTGTTCGAGCGCGGCTTTCGCCAGATCACTCCGACGACACGAGGCTCCTATTATGCGCGCAGCCTCTCCGAAGCGTTCGAGGCCATCTGGCGCGCGACCGACGATGTCAGCCTCGGCAATGGCCCGCGCCACAGCAAAGCTCAACGTGTCAGGATTTTATGTGTACCAGCGGTTCTGAACCTTTGGCTGGCCGACCGCTTGCCCAATTTTCGACGATTGCATCCATCCGTTGACATGGAGATATCGACTTCGGGCAAGCGGGCCAACTTTGATTTGGCCATTGTCGACGAGTTTGTCTACAAGGCCGGCCCGGCCTTGACGCTGATGATCCCGCTCGTGCTGACGCCGGTCTGCGCGCCTTCGCTGCTGAACGGTCCGGTGCCACTGCGATCACCAGCCGATCTGGTCAATCATCACCTGATCCACGAATGCGAAACAATGCGGTGGAAGCGATGGCTGGAACAGGAGGGCGTTTTGGATACCACGCCCAAATCCAGCACAACTTTCGACGATTGCACGCTGATCATGCGCGAAGCGATCAATGGCGGCGGCATCGCGCTTGCCGACACGATGATGGCACAGGATCTTCTGCAGCAAGGCAAGCTCGTCGCCCCGTTTCCCGCCCGTCACACCTATCCAGCCGGCATTTACCTGCAGCAGCGCCGCAGCGTCGGCAACAAGCCGGGAACCGGCCTGTTCCAGGACTGGCTGCTTGCCGAGGTTGCCGAGCACAAGCGGGCGATGGGTATCGCTTAG
- a CDS encoding Ppx/GppA phosphatase family protein, producing the protein MEDRDTGASAPEVGASSASPRPAGPGAAGWQQRRRAESRSGDGQAGDATHQKGKAKKRRKRRRGRKVFARDEVRVASTGSPAIGIEAAPASSGQAQGKPDSAAVLAPPSQARPEQSFRRPPMQELPVFAALDLGTNNCRLLVAVPTRHGQFRVIDAFSRIVRLGEGLTANGRLGQPAMDRAVEALKICGDKLRNRKIRKARLIATEACRTADNGVEFLERVEREAGLKLEIIDRQTEARLAVSGCGSLVERDTQGVVLFDIGGGSSEIALIDLTGRRSPRLANHIVSWTSLPVGVVSLAERFGGRTVTREIFAAMVDDVAGRLANFDGRDRLSHVLASPNFHLLGTSGTVTTLAGVHLDLDRYDRRRVDGLWMDRDSVDRMVERLVGWDFQQRCANPCIGADRADLVLAGCAILEAIRAVWPSERLRVADRGLREGILSELMADDGVWRNNGRG; encoded by the coding sequence GTGGAAGACCGCGACACCGGCGCAAGCGCGCCGGAGGTAGGCGCGTCCAGCGCTTCCCCGAGGCCAGCCGGCCCGGGGGCCGCCGGTTGGCAGCAACGCCGCCGGGCGGAGTCCCGCTCCGGAGACGGGCAAGCGGGCGACGCGACGCATCAGAAGGGCAAGGCCAAGAAGCGGCGTAAACGCAGGCGTGGGCGCAAGGTTTTCGCACGCGACGAGGTTCGCGTCGCCTCAACCGGTTCACCCGCGATTGGCATTGAGGCGGCGCCGGCTTCAAGCGGCCAGGCGCAGGGCAAGCCCGATTCGGCCGCTGTTTTGGCCCCGCCATCGCAAGCCAGGCCCGAGCAGAGCTTTCGCCGGCCGCCGATGCAGGAACTGCCGGTGTTCGCGGCGCTTGATCTCGGCACCAACAATTGCCGGCTGCTGGTCGCGGTGCCGACCCGGCATGGCCAGTTCCGCGTCATTGACGCGTTTTCGCGCATCGTCAGGCTGGGCGAGGGGCTCACAGCCAATGGCCGGCTCGGCCAGCCGGCGATGGACCGCGCCGTCGAGGCGCTGAAGATCTGCGGCGACAAATTGCGCAACCGCAAGATCCGCAAGGCCCGGCTGATCGCCACGGAAGCCTGCCGCACCGCCGACAATGGCGTCGAGTTCCTCGAACGCGTCGAGCGCGAGGCCGGCCTGAAGCTCGAGATCATCGATCGCCAGACCGAGGCGCGGCTGGCCGTTTCGGGCTGCGGCTCACTGGTCGAGCGCGACACGCAAGGTGTCGTGCTGTTCGATATCGGCGGCGGTTCCTCGGAAATCGCGCTGATCGACCTCACCGGCCGGCGTTCGCCAAGGCTCGCCAACCATATCGTCTCGTGGACGTCACTGCCGGTTGGTGTTGTCTCCTTGGCCGAGCGTTTTGGCGGCCGCACGGTGACGCGCGAGATTTTTGCCGCCATGGTCGATGATGTCGCGGGACGACTTGCCAATTTCGATGGCCGCGACCGGCTGAGCCATGTGCTCGCCAGCCCGAATTTCCATCTGCTCGGTACTTCTGGCACCGTGACGACGCTGGCCGGCGTCCATCTTGACCTCGATCGCTACGATCGCCGCCGCGTTGACGGGCTGTGGATGGACCGTGACAGTGTCGACCGCATGGTCGAAAGACTGGTCGGCTGGGATTTTCAGCAGCGCTGCGCCAACCCTTGCATCGGCGCCGACCGCGCCGATCTGGTGCTGGCGGGCTGCGCCATACTGGAAGCAATCCGCGCGGTATGGCCCTCGGAGCGGCTGCGTGTCGCCGACCGCGGCCTGCGCGAAGGCATATTGAGCGAATTGATGGCCGATGACGGCGTGTGGCGCAACAATGGGCGTGGGTAG
- a CDS encoding lysylphosphatidylglycerol synthase domain-containing protein has product MNWRRYFWPVVGIAAVIFSLLLLWHELRGISLDDVWDGITAIPARGWLFAALGSVVAYASLAGYDHIALLHIGKRVSWLFVTLCSFTTYALSHNIGGSVFSGAVIRYRAYGTRGLTGQDVGVLVAICWITFVLSTILVSGLVLVFEPEIIDRFSGIAHHGLSEFAGLLMLALVAAYVFGSWLHLRPLKIGSFQLHYPALPIVARQLLIGPIELLAAAAIIFFALPETHNPGYFIVLGVFLVSFSIAQISHAPGGLGVFEVVFLAGLSDMDPVGVLAALLVFRLFYLIIPLFLGLGVVLFFERSQFGRTGN; this is encoded by the coding sequence ATGAACTGGAGGCGGTACTTCTGGCCGGTTGTCGGCATCGCGGCGGTGATTTTCTCGCTGCTGCTGCTCTGGCATGAATTGCGCGGTATTTCGCTCGACGATGTCTGGGACGGCATAACAGCCATCCCCGCCCGGGGCTGGCTATTCGCCGCGCTCGGCTCCGTCGTCGCTTATGCCTCGCTCGCCGGCTACGATCACATCGCGCTGCTGCATATCGGCAAGCGCGTATCCTGGCTGTTCGTTACGCTGTGCTCATTCACCACCTACGCCTTGTCGCACAACATCGGCGGCTCGGTTTTCTCCGGTGCGGTGATCCGCTACCGTGCCTACGGCACCAGAGGGCTGACCGGGCAGGATGTCGGCGTCCTGGTGGCGATCTGCTGGATCACCTTCGTCCTGTCGACGATTCTCGTCTCGGGCCTGGTTCTGGTGTTCGAGCCTGAAATCATCGACCGGTTTTCCGGCATTGCGCATCATGGACTGTCGGAATTCGCCGGCCTTCTGATGCTGGCGCTCGTCGCCGCCTACGTCTTTGGCAGCTGGCTGCACCTGCGGCCGCTGAAGATCGGCAGTTTCCAGTTGCACTACCCTGCCCTGCCGATCGTCGCACGGCAGCTGCTGATCGGCCCGATCGAGCTTTTGGCCGCGGCGGCGATCATCTTCTTCGCCTTGCCCGAAACCCACAATCCCGGCTATTTCATCGTTCTCGGCGTTTTTCTTGTGTCGTTCTCGATCGCGCAGATCTCGCATGCGCCTGGCGGGCTCGGCGTCTTCGAGGTGGTGTTCCTCGCCGGCCTGTCGGACATGGACCCGGTCGGCGTTCTGGCGGCACTGCTGGTGTTCCGTCTGTTTTACCTGATCATCCCGCTGTTCCTCGGGCTCGGCGTGGTGCTGTTCTTCGAACGCTCGCAGTTCGGCCGCACCGGCAATTGA
- a CDS encoding Zn-dependent hydrolase: protein MRNLSVNGDRLWRSLMETAAIGGTPKGGIKRLTLTEEDRAVRDWLARECRTLNCAMIVDEVGNMFFTRPGTDPALKPIAIGSHLDTQPTGGKFDGILGVLAGLEILRTLNESRYTTRHPLMLVNWTNEEGARFSPAMLGSGVHAGVFDRRYADTRIARDGQALGDALEAIGYRGDAAAGSTKMAAMLELHIEQGPVLEAQGKDIGIVEGVQSMRWYDLVIEGVEAHAGPTPMPLRKDALVAAAELVLLVECIANSHAPGVGTVGCLEVHPNSRNVVPGRVELSIDLRHPEDDQLDVMEAELRREIGARLGDRFAIGLTENWRSPAVKFDPRCVEAVAEGAAAAGYSSIRIHSGAGHDSAYIARVAPTAMIFVPCLGGLSHNEAESATKEQCLAGAQTLLNAVLRLDHLE from the coding sequence ATGCGGAACCTGAGCGTGAATGGCGACCGCCTGTGGCGGAGCCTGATGGAAACGGCTGCCATCGGCGGCACGCCAAAGGGCGGTATCAAGAGGCTGACGCTGACCGAGGAGGATCGCGCGGTGCGCGATTGGCTGGCTCGGGAATGCCGAACGCTGAATTGCGCCATGATCGTCGATGAAGTCGGCAACATGTTCTTCACGCGGCCCGGCACCGATCCCGCCCTCAAGCCGATCGCAATCGGCAGTCACCTCGACACGCAACCTACCGGTGGAAAGTTCGATGGCATCCTTGGCGTGCTGGCCGGCCTTGAGATTCTGCGGACGCTGAACGAAAGCCGCTATACGACGCGGCATCCGCTGATGCTGGTCAACTGGACGAATGAAGAGGGCGCGCGCTTCAGCCCGGCCATGCTCGGCTCCGGCGTTCATGCCGGCGTGTTCGACCGCCGTTATGCCGACACTCGTATCGCACGCGACGGGCAGGCCTTGGGCGATGCGCTGGAGGCGATCGGCTATCGCGGCGACGCTGCCGCCGGTTCGACGAAGATGGCCGCCATGCTCGAACTCCACATCGAGCAGGGGCCTGTCCTCGAAGCGCAGGGCAAGGACATCGGCATCGTCGAAGGCGTCCAGAGCATGCGATGGTACGATCTGGTCATCGAAGGCGTCGAGGCCCATGCCGGCCCAACCCCGATGCCTTTGCGGAAAGACGCTCTGGTCGCCGCCGCCGAGCTGGTCCTGCTGGTCGAGTGCATCGCGAATTCACATGCTCCCGGTGTCGGAACGGTTGGCTGTCTCGAGGTTCATCCCAATTCGCGAAACGTCGTCCCCGGCCGCGTCGAACTGTCGATCGACCTGCGGCACCCCGAGGATGACCAGCTTGATGTCATGGAAGCCGAACTGCGGCGCGAGATCGGCGCGCGTCTCGGTGATCGGTTCGCCATCGGCCTGACGGAAAACTGGCGCAGCCCTGCGGTCAAATTCGATCCGCGATGCGTCGAGGCGGTCGCGGAAGGCGCCGCCGCCGCCGGATACAGCAGCATCCGGATCCACTCAGGCGCCGGCCACGACTCCGCCTACATCGCCCGCGTCGCCCCTACAGCGATGATCTTCGTGCCATGCCTGGGTGGGCTCAGCCACAATGAGGCGGAATCGGCGACGAAAGAGCAGTGCCTGGCTGGCGCGCAGACCTTGCTGAATGCGGTGCTGCGCCTCGACCACCTTGAGTGA
- a CDS encoding NAD-dependent succinate-semialdehyde dehydrogenase, whose product MRPLDDASLLKAQAFIDGAFVGAGETPVTDPATGAVIARVPDLGAAEATAAVDAASRAFRPWSAKPAKERSAILRRWFDLINAARKDLATILTSEQGKPYAEALGEIDYAASYVEFYAEEAKRVAGEILPSHRADARILVQRQPIGVIAAITPWNFPAAMITRKIAPALAAGCTVVVKPAPETPLTALALAELARRAGFPDGTVNVVTGNAVAIGGVLTSHPAVRLVGFTGSTPVGKLLMQQAATTVKRVALELGGNAPFIVFDDADIDAAVEGAINSKFRNTGQTCVCTNRIYVQSAIHDTFVEKLTARVADLRVGCGFDDGVLQGPLISERAVSKVEAHLSDALSKGARITTGGRRHALGGTFFEPTVLTGASSDMLLAKEETFGPLAPVFRFETEDEVISAANATETGLAAYFYTRDAARVFRVMERLECGMIGINTGLISTELAPFGGVKESGNSREGSHHGILEFTELKYACLGGIGA is encoded by the coding sequence ATGCGTCCGCTTGACGACGCCTCACTTCTCAAGGCGCAGGCCTTCATCGATGGCGCGTTCGTCGGCGCTGGCGAGACGCCGGTCACCGATCCTGCAACGGGCGCGGTGATTGCCCGCGTCCCCGATCTGGGAGCTGCGGAAGCGACAGCAGCCGTCGATGCGGCATCGCGCGCATTCCGGCCGTGGTCGGCAAAACCGGCCAAGGAGCGCTCGGCCATACTCAGGCGCTGGTTCGATCTGATCAACGCCGCGCGCAAGGACCTTGCCACCATTCTGACCAGCGAGCAGGGCAAGCCCTATGCGGAGGCGCTCGGCGAGATCGACTATGCCGCATCCTATGTCGAATTCTACGCCGAAGAGGCCAAGCGCGTAGCCGGCGAGATCCTGCCGTCGCACCGCGCCGACGCGCGCATTCTCGTGCAGCGCCAGCCGATCGGCGTCATCGCCGCCATCACGCCGTGGAACTTCCCGGCCGCCATGATCACGCGAAAGATCGCGCCGGCCTTGGCCGCCGGCTGCACCGTTGTCGTCAAGCCTGCGCCTGAAACACCGTTGACGGCACTGGCGCTCGCCGAACTGGCGCGCCGCGCCGGTTTTCCCGACGGAACGGTCAACGTCGTCACCGGCAATGCCGTGGCCATCGGCGGCGTGCTGACATCGCATCCCGCCGTGCGGCTGGTCGGCTTCACCGGTTCCACACCGGTCGGCAAGCTTCTGATGCAGCAGGCGGCGACCACGGTGAAGCGCGTTGCCTTGGAACTGGGCGGCAACGCACCGTTCATCGTCTTTGATGACGCTGACATCGATGCCGCCGTCGAAGGCGCGATCAATTCGAAGTTCAGGAATACCGGCCAGACCTGCGTATGCACCAACCGCATCTATGTCCAGTCGGCGATCCACGATACCTTTGTCGAGAAACTGACGGCGCGCGTGGCTGACCTGCGCGTTGGCTGCGGCTTTGACGACGGCGTGCTGCAGGGTCCGCTGATCTCCGAGCGGGCGGTTTCCAAGGTCGAGGCGCATCTCAGCGATGCCTTGTCGAAAGGTGCCCGGATCACCACCGGTGGCCGGCGCCATGCTTTGGGTGGGACTTTCTTCGAGCCGACCGTCCTGACCGGGGCGTCGTCCGACATGCTTCTGGCGAAGGAGGAGACGTTCGGGCCACTGGCCCCGGTGTTCCGGTTCGAGACCGAGGACGAGGTCATTTCGGCAGCGAACGCCACCGAGACCGGGCTTGCCGCGTATTTCTATACGCGCGACGCGGCGCGTGTCTTCCGCGTGATGGAGCGGCTTGAATGCGGGATGATCGGCATCAACACCGGTCTCATCTCCACCGAATTGGCGCCATTCGGCGGCGTCAAGGAAAGCGGCAATTCCCGTGAGGGGTCGCATCACGGCATCCTCGAGTTCACCGAACTCAAATATGCCTGCCTCGGCGGCATCGGCGCATAG
- a CDS encoding LysR substrate-binding domain-containing protein: MIADKRRDTAASDKRQGMPPLVMVRAFEAAGRMGSMRKAAEDLGVSHSVISRHVKNLELWMAVKLVTSTPRGLRLTREGELLHASVSKAFELIAATAAELRPPSHRRTLRLWCMPGLATRWLGPRLPQMQDVLKGTEIILRAIDRLPDFSVGEADVMIGFGNLDDLPIGASPLVHPRMFPVANRDWLSKPGAPANVAELTRVPLIHEENRQQWLDWFRAAGVDHGNALHGPRLWDASLGFDAALGGQGVALATRLTAADEMAEGRLVELFATDIRLGAYYFIAAPSRRRDQMIRKLHDWLALELTRTESATASR; encoded by the coding sequence GTGATTGCCGACAAAAGGAGAGACACCGCCGCGAGCGACAAGCGCCAGGGGATGCCGCCGCTGGTGATGGTTCGCGCCTTCGAGGCTGCCGGCCGCATGGGCTCGATGCGAAAGGCCGCGGAAGACCTTGGCGTCAGTCATTCCGTCATCAGCCGTCATGTGAAAAACCTGGAACTCTGGATGGCGGTGAAGCTTGTGACGTCAACCCCTCGCGGCCTGCGCCTGACGCGCGAGGGAGAGTTGCTTCATGCCTCCGTATCGAAGGCCTTCGAACTCATCGCGGCAACGGCGGCGGAGCTTCGCCCGCCCTCGCACAGGCGCACGCTGCGACTGTGGTGCATGCCTGGCCTGGCGACCCGCTGGCTTGGCCCGAGATTGCCGCAAATGCAGGACGTGCTGAAAGGAACCGAGATCATCCTTCGGGCGATCGATCGCTTGCCTGACTTCTCGGTTGGCGAGGCCGATGTCATGATCGGCTTCGGCAACCTGGACGATCTTCCGATTGGGGCAAGCCCGCTTGTCCATCCAAGGATGTTTCCCGTAGCCAACCGGGACTGGCTGTCAAAGCCTGGCGCGCCGGCCAATGTGGCCGAGTTGACGCGCGTACCGCTGATCCACGAAGAGAACCGCCAGCAATGGCTCGACTGGTTTCGTGCCGCCGGGGTCGATCATGGCAACGCGTTGCATGGCCCTCGCCTGTGGGATGCCAGCCTTGGCTTCGACGCCGCGCTCGGTGGGCAAGGCGTGGCGCTGGCGACGCGGCTGACGGCGGCGGACGAGATGGCGGAGGGCCGGCTGGTTGAGCTATTCGCCACTGACATCCGGCTCGGCGCCTATTACTTCATCGCCGCGCCTTCGCGCCGCAGGGATCAGATGATCCGCAAACTGCACGACTGGCTGGCTCTTGAATTGACGCGGACGGAATCGGCGACAGCTTCCAGGTAG